The proteins below come from a single Sorghum bicolor cultivar BTx623 chromosome 4, Sorghum_bicolor_NCBIv3, whole genome shotgun sequence genomic window:
- the LOC8077676 gene encoding uncharacterized protein LOC8077676: MAPASLLLTRVAAATVAVACVVALGAMAQQLSPTFYDASCPNLQSIVRSGMAAAVQQEPRMGASILRLFFHDCFVQGCDASVLLDDSATLTGEKNAAPNANSLRGFEVIDAIKSQVEAACPGTVSCADILALAARDGVNLLSGPTWAVQLGRRDTRTASQSAANSNLPSPSSSAAALVSAFASKGLDSRDLVALSGAHTIGAARCASFRSRIYNDSNINAGFAAKRKQICGPQSGGTDGNLAPLDAMSSVKFDNGYFRDLVSQFGLLHSDQELFGAGVVDSVTARYARNGAAFSSDFVTAIVKMGNISPLTGSSGEIRYCRVVMARRLLLLPALLVAAALAGGAGAQLSAGFYSSTCPTVESVVRQAMSQAVTNNTRTGAAMLRLFFHDCFVNGCDASLLLDDTPTTPGEKGAGANAGASTSGFDLIDTIKTQVEAACPATVSCADILALAARDAVNLLGGPSWAVPLGRRDATFPNSTGAGTDLPGPDTDLDGLVAGFAAKGLTSRDLAALSGAHTVGMARCASFRTRVYCDDNVSPAFAAQQRGVCPVPAAGGDDALAPLDSLTPDEFDNGYYRSLMTGAGLLHSDQELFNNGALDSLVRLYGTNADAFSSDFAASMVRLGNIAPLTGAAGEIRLNCRTVNS; encoded by the exons ATGGCGCCGGCGTCCTTGTTGTTGACGCgagtggcggcggcgacggtggccgtggcGTGCGTGGTGGCGCTCGGCGCCATGGCGCAGCAGCTGTCGCCGACGTTCTACGACGCGAGCTGCCCCAACCTGCAGAGCATCGTGCGCTCCGGCATGGCCGCCGCCGTGCAGCAGGAGCCCCGGATGGGGGCCTCCATCCTCCGCCTCTTCTTCCACGACTGCTTCGTCCAG GGGTGCGACGCGTCCGTGCTCCTCGACGACTCGGCGACGCTGACGGGGGAGAAGAACGCGGCGCCCAACGCCAACTCGCTGCGGGGCTTCGAGGTCATCGACGCCATCAAGTCCCAGGTGGAGGCCGCCTGCCCCGGCACCGTCTCCTGCGCCGACATCCTCGCCCTCGCCGCGCGCGACGGCGTCAACCTG CTGAGCGGGCCGACATGGGCGGTGCAGCTAGGGCGGCGGGACACGCGGACGGCGAGCCAGTCGGCGGCGAACAGCAACCTCCCGTCGCCATCCTCGAGCGCGGCGGCACTGGTGTCGGCGTTCGCGTCCAAGGGTCTGGACTCGCGGGACCTGGTGGCGCTCTCCGGCGCGCACACGATCGGGGCGGCGCGGTGCGCGAGCTTCCGGTCGCGGATCTACAACGACAGCAACATCAACGCCGGGTTCGCGGCGAAGCGGAAGCAGATCTGCGGGCCGCAGTCGGGCGGCACCGACGGCAACCTGGCGCCGCTGGACGCCATGAGCTCCGTCAAGTTCGACAACGGCTACTTCCGGGACCTCGTGTCCCAGTTCGGCCTCCTCCACTCCGACCAGGAGCTCTTCGGCGCCGGCGTCGTCGACTCCGTCACGGCGAGGTACGCGCGCAACGGCGCCGCCTTCTCGTCGGACTTCGTCACCGCCATCGTCAAGATGGGTAACATCAGCCCGCTCACCGGCTCCTCCGGCGAGATCCGC TACTGTAGGGTTGTGATGGCGAGGCGGTTGCTGCTCCTGCCGGCGCTGCTGGTCGCCGCCGCGCTCGCGGGCGGCGCGGGCGCGCAGCTCTCGGCGGGGTTCTACTCGTCGACCTGCCCCACCGTGGAAAGCGTCGTGCGCCAGGCCATGTCGCAGGCCGTCACGAACAACACCCGCACCGGCGCCGCCATGCTCCGCCTCTTCTTCCACGACTGCTTCGTCAAT GGCTGCGACGCCTCGCTGCTGCTGGACGACACGCCCACGACGCCCGGCGAGAAGGGCGCCGGCGCCAACGCCGGCGCCTCCACCTCCGGCTTCGACCTCATCGACACCATCAAGacgcaggtcgaggccgccTGCCCCGCCACCGTCTCCTGCGCCGACATCCTCGCCCTCGCCGCCCGCGACGCCGTCAACCTG CTCGGCGGCCCGAGCTGGGCGGTGCCGCTGGGCCGGCGGGACGCGACGTTCCCGAACAGCACGGGCGCCGGGACGGACCTGCCCGGCCCTGACACCGACCTGGACGGCCTGGTGGCCGGGTTCGCCGCCAAGGGCCTGACGTCGCGGGACCTGGCGGCGCTGTCGGGCGCGCACACGGTGGGGATGGCGCGGTGCGCGAGCTTCCGGACCCGCGTCTACTGCGACGACAACGTGAGCCCGGCGTTCGCGGCGCAGCAGCGCGGGGTGTGCCCGGTCCCGGCCGCGGGCGGCGACGACGCGCTCGCGCCGCTCGACTCGCTCACTCCGGACGAGTTCGACAACGGCTACTACCGGAGCCTGATGACCGGCGCCGGCCTGCTGCACTCGGACCAGGAGCTCTTCAACAACGGGGCGCTCGACTCGCTGGTCAGGCTCTACGGCACCAACGCCGACGCCTTCTCGTCGGACTTCGCCGCGTCCATGGTCAGGCTCGGCAACATCGCCCCGCTCACGGGTGCCGCCGGGGAGATCAGGCTCAACTGCAGGACAGTCAATTCGTGA